The Chanodichthys erythropterus isolate Z2021 chromosome 12, ASM2448905v1, whole genome shotgun sequence genome contains a region encoding:
- the LOC137031576 gene encoding putative nuclease HARBI1: MAALQRVLQLRFRERQRRPRSRLVTLNAFIRQHQNPLNMLDDIAIIGRYRLPREQIAQLLNSIGPQLMRATRRNFALSPEVQLLAALRFYATGSFLQVLGDGLGLSKASVSRAVQAVTNALLPLAVEHIKFPSLRQDITEIQQYFVTHHHIPQVIGVIDGTLIPILTPSVDGHVYICRKGYAAVNCQVICDHKGLITDIVARWPGSTHDSFMFINSSVGQEAQNSQGQWRLLGDSGYPLRPYLFTPVANPMNDRDTDFNEAHRVARSIVECTIGRWKMRFRAIHQSSGGLLFAPQKCCAVIIVTAMLHNIAVQMKVPLLNREEDEEVAEEEEEEEDDDEDGMGPHAGQPRNVQYMAGFRARQQVIDRFF; the protein is encoded by the coding sequence ATGGCTGCACTACAGCGTGTTCTTCAGTTAAGGTtcagagaaagacagagacgaCCACGAAGTAGATTGGTGACATTAAATGCCTTCATTAGACAGCATCAAAACCCCTTGAATATGCTTGATGACATAGCTATAATTGGGAGATACCGTCTGCCAAGGGAACAAATAGCCCAACTGCTGAATAGCATCGGACCTCAGCTGATGCGTGCCACCAGGAGAAATTTTGCCTTGTCCCCTGAAGTCCAACTCTTAGCAGCATTGAGATTTTATGCAACAGGCAGTTTTCTCCAGGTACTTGGTGATGGGCTTGGATTAAGTAAAGCATCAGTGTCAAGAGCTGTTCAAGCGGTCACCAATGCATTACTTCCACTTGCTGTGGAACACATTAAATTTCCATCATTAAGACAggacatcacagaaatacaacAGTATTTTGTAACACATCATCACATCCCACAGGTCATCGGAGTGATCGATGGTACCTTGATCCCGATCCTTACACCATCTGTGGATGGCCATGTATATATATGCCGCAAAGGTTATGCAGCTGTCAACTGCCAGGTGATCTGTGACCATAAGGGTTTGATCACAGACATTGTGGCAAGGTGGCCCGGAAGCACACACGACTCCTTCATGTTCATCAATTCATCTGTGGGTCAGGAGGCACAAAACTCACAGGGACAGTGGAGGCTGCTTGGGGACAGTGGTTACCCACTGAGGCCATATCTCTTCACCCCTGTGGCTAATCCTATGAATGACAGGGACACAGATTTCAACGAAGCACACCGTGTTGCACGTAGTATAGTGGAATGCACAATAGGGAGGTGGAAGATGCGCTTTCGGGCTATTCACCAGTCCAGCGGTGGTCTTCTTTTTGCTCCACAAAAGTGCTGTGCAGTAATAATAGTAACAGCTATGTTGCACAACATTGCGGTGCAGATGAAAGTGCCCTTACTTAACAGGGAAGAAGATGAAGAGGTggcagaggaggaggaggaggaggaggacgaCGACGAAGATGGCATGGGACCACATGCTGGCCAACCAAGAAATGTCCAATACATGGCTGGTTTTCGTGCACGTCAACAAGTCATTGACAGATTTTTTTGA
- the LOC137033120 gene encoding carcinoembryonic antigen-related cell adhesion molecule 5-like produces MSLRSLLLVSIVVFITTEAVSGEDVMKAVGDRVSFRPDKFIPPVTSIIWKQINTDGTVVKAIEWDEGETLIPNQRFKDITTVDEKTGQINITNLKIEHSGVYTIDINSKDQQQRFTLTVMERVPKPVIEIESSDNPDVMYLRCEYNEKIIWKNSAGETLKSSPITPKGQSITVIKYGNPENFYTCTLKNAVSEETSDPVYETDLFKYAMKAVGDQVSFRPDKFIPFVTSIIWKHTNTDGTVVKAIEWDEGEILIPNQRFKDITTVDEKTGQINITNLKVEHSGVYTIDINSKDQEQRFTLTVMERVPKPVIKIEPSNNPDIVYLRCEYSEPIIWKNSAGETLKGSKITPTGESITVKNKGNPEKFYTCTLDNGASKETSDPVYERDLFEEAVSGMRSQAHFTRLTFHRKKFVRCSRNSS; encoded by the exons ATGTCACTTCGAAGCTTGTTGTTGGTCTCCATCGTTGTGTTCATCACCACAGAAGCTGTTTCAG GTGAAGATGTGATGAAAGCAGTGGGTGATCGAGTTTCTTTTCGTCCAGACAAATTCATTCCTCCTGTCACCAGCATCATCTGGAAACAAATAAACACTGATGGAACTGTTGTCAAGGCAATTGAATGGGATGAAGGAGAAACTCTAATCCCGAATCAGAGATTCAAAGACATCACAACTGTTGATGAGAAGACTGGACAAATCAATATCACTAATCTAAAAATCGAACATAGTGGAGTTTATACCATTGACATCAACAGTAAAGATCAGCAACAGAGATTCACATTGACTGTTATGG AGCGGGTCCCCAAACCTGTGATAGAAATAGAGTCGAGTGATAACCCTGATGTTATGTATTTGAGATGCGAGTACAACGAAAAAATCATTTGGAAGAATTCTGCTGGAGAAACACTGAAGAGTTCACCAATCACTCCGAAAGGACAGTCCATCACAGTTATAAAATATGGAAATCCAGAAAACTTCTACACCTGTACACTGAAGAACGCAGTGAGTGAGGAGACCAGTGATCCAGTCTATGAGACAGATCTGTTCAAAT ACGCGATGAAAGCAGTGGGGGATCAAGTTTCTTTTCGTCCAGACAAATTCATTCCTTTTGTCACCAGCATCATCtggaaacacacaaacactgatGGAACTGTTGTCAAGGCGATTGAATGGGATGAAGGAGAAATTCTAATCCCGAATCAAAGATTCAAAGACATCACAACTGTTGATGAGAAGACTGGACAAATTAATATTACTAATCTAAAAGTCGAACATAGTGGAGTTTATACCATTGACATCAACAGTAAAGATCAGGAACAGAGATTCACATTGACTGTTATGG AGCGGGTCCCCAAACCTGTGATAAAAATAGAGCCAAGTAATAACCCTGACATTGTGTATTTGAGATGCGAGTACAGTGAACCGATCATCTGGAAGAATTCTGCTGGAGAAACACTGAAGGGTTCGAAAATCACTCCGACAGGAGAGTCCATCACAGTCAAAAACAAAGGAAATCCAGAAAAATTCTACACCTGTACACTTGATAATGGCGCAAGTAAAGAAACCAGTGATCCGGTCTATGAGAGAGATCTGTTCGAAG AAGCTGTTTCAGGTATGAGATCACAAGCACACTTTACCAGACTGACATTTCACAGAAAGAAGTTTGTTAGGTGTTCTCGCAATTcatcttaa